A DNA window from Nitrospirota bacterium contains the following coding sequences:
- a CDS encoding ammonium transporter, whose product MKRLLSILMMIGLLGFAGLGFAEEAQVETLAPAAVEQAAPAPKVDTGDTAWVLISTALVMLMTPGLALFYGGMVRRKNVLGTIMQSFIALGVMTILWVLYGYSLSFGPDVGHIIGNLDWVGLKGVGLEPNPDYAATIPHQAFMIFQMMFAVITPALITGAIAERFKFSTYLVFLVLWATFVYFPLAHWVWGVGGWIRNLGALDFAGGLVVHISSGVSALAAVLVVGKRKGYGKEPMMPHNITMTLIGAALLWFGWFGFNGGSAVASGALATSAFVVTHIATAAAALSWMFAEWKHRGKPTALGAASGAVAGLVAITPASGFVGPMSSVIIGLAAGVICYLAINLKSKFGYDDSLDVVGVHGVGGTWGAIATGLFASKAINSAGNDGLFFGNPSLLVNQLISVGAAWVYSFVITIIILKALDAVMGLRVDDQAEFVGLDHAQHGESGYSL is encoded by the coding sequence ATGAAAAGGTTATTAAGTATTTTGATGATGATTGGTTTGCTGGGGTTTGCAGGCCTCGGCTTTGCAGAGGAGGCACAGGTTGAGACTTTAGCTCCCGCAGCGGTTGAACAGGCTGCGCCTGCTCCAAAAGTTGATACAGGAGACACTGCGTGGGTTTTGATCTCCACCGCGCTTGTCATGCTGATGACCCCGGGGCTTGCGCTCTTTTACGGCGGAATGGTCAGGCGCAAAAATGTATTGGGGACCATAATGCAGAGTTTCATAGCGCTCGGAGTTATGACTATCCTCTGGGTGCTTTACGGGTACAGCCTGTCATTCGGGCCGGATGTAGGGCACATCATCGGCAATCTCGACTGGGTAGGTTTAAAGGGTGTGGGCCTTGAACCTAATCCCGATTACGCGGCAACGATCCCGCACCAGGCGTTCATGATATTCCAGATGATGTTTGCCGTTATCACCCCGGCGCTCATAACAGGGGCGATTGCCGAACGGTTTAAATTCAGCACGTATCTCGTATTCCTTGTGCTATGGGCCACGTTTGTATATTTCCCTCTCGCGCACTGGGTTTGGGGCGTTGGAGGCTGGATAAGAAATCTTGGAGCGCTTGATTTCGCGGGCGGCCTTGTAGTGCATATCAGCTCAGGTGTTTCAGCCCTTGCCGCTGTACTTGTTGTCGGCAAAAGAAAGGGATACGGCAAGGAACCGATGATGCCGCATAACATTACCATGACTTTAATAGGCGCGGCATTGCTGTGGTTCGGCTGGTTCGGGTTTAACGGAGGCAGCGCGGTCGCATCAGGCGCTCTTGCAACATCAGCCTTTGTTGTTACGCATATCGCAACGGCAGCAGCGGCGTTGTCCTGGATGTTCGCGGAATGGAAGCACAGGGGAAAACCGACTGCTCTCGGCGCTGCATCAGGCGCGGTTGCGGGGCTTGTGGCAATTACCCCTGCATCAGGTTTTGTCGGGCCCATGTCATCAGTCATTATCGGGCTTGCAGCAGGTGTGATCTGCTACCTGGCAATTAATCTCAAATCGAAATTCGGCTACGATGACTCCCTCGATGTAGTGGGCGTTCACGGCGTAGGCGGAACATGGGGCGCGATTGCAACAGGCCTGTTTGCGTCAAAGGCGATTAATTCAGCAGGAAATGACGGCCTGTTCTTCGGCAACCCGTCTCTACTTGTGAATCAGTTGATAAGCGTTGGCGCGGCATGGGTTTATTCATTCGTAATTACGATCATCATCTTAAAGGCACTTGACGCGGTAATGGGACTCAGAGTTGACGATCAGGCAGAGTTTGTAGGGCTGGACCACGCGCAGCATGGAGAAAGCGGGTATTCATTATAA
- a CDS encoding P-II family nitrogen regulator, protein MKKIEAIIKPFKLDDIKKALHELGVNGMTVTEVKGFGRQKGHLEFYRGAEYDINFVPKLKIEIVIQDQLLEQAVAIIQDKAKTGEIGDGKIFISNVEEIIRIRTGEKGDAAV, encoded by the coding sequence ATGAAAAAAATAGAGGCGATAATAAAACCATTTAAACTGGACGACATCAAGAAGGCGCTGCATGAATTAGGCGTTAATGGAATGACGGTCACGGAGGTGAAAGGTTTCGGCAGGCAAAAGGGCCACCTCGAATTCTACCGTGGCGCAGAATATGACATAAACTTTGTTCCAAAACTGAAGATAGAAATTGTCATACAGGACCAACTGTTAGAGCAGGCGGTAGCTATAATCCAGGACAAGGCAAAGACAGGCGAGATAGGCGACGGCAAGATATTCATCTCAAACGTTGAAGAGATAATCAGGATAAGGACCGGGGAAAAGGGTGATGCAGCGGTTTAG
- a CDS encoding GNAT family N-acetyltransferase, translated as MNFTMRHARPDDVTEMCDLLSELFSIEQDFKPDMEKQSAGLGLLLDNTLGPSVVFVAEKDNEIIGMCSVQTVISTSEGGAAGLLEDLIVRQDVRGKGIGSKLLSEVIKWCKTQGIQRIQLLRDIDNAKALDFYCSKGWDNTKLVCMRKLL; from the coding sequence ATGAATTTTACAATGCGACATGCGAGGCCGGACGATGTAACTGAGATGTGCGACCTTCTTTCGGAATTATTTTCCATTGAGCAGGATTTCAAACCTGATATGGAAAAGCAGTCGGCAGGGCTGGGGCTTTTACTCGATAACACATTAGGCCCATCAGTCGTGTTTGTGGCTGAGAAGGACAATGAAATAATCGGCATGTGCTCTGTGCAGACAGTGATCTCCACTTCTGAGGGAGGCGCAGCCGGGCTGCTTGAGGATTTAATCGTGCGGCAGGACGTAAGAGGCAAAGGTATCGGATCGAAGCTCCTTTCGGAAGTCATCAAGTGGTGCAAGACGCAAGGCATTCAAAGGATTCAATTGCTTAGAGATATTGATAATGCAAAGGCCTTGGATTTCTATTGCAGCAAGGGATGGGATAATACCAAACTTGTATGCATGAGAAAGTTACTGTAA
- a CDS encoding P-II family nitrogen regulator: protein MKEITAIIRRDKLPETKRALDELGYSSLTIQSVDGRGKQKGAMCAEMDSEMPESFCTTVKLKPTPSTYALEHTLPKAALYVPKRMLTLIVPDDVVSKLVKSIVKVNQSGKRGDGKIFVSPIEGATRVRTGEMDGEAIS from the coding sequence ATGAAAGAAATTACTGCGATCATAAGGAGAGACAAGCTGCCTGAAACCAAGAGGGCGCTTGATGAACTGGGATATTCTTCACTGACGATCCAGAGTGTGGACGGAAGAGGGAAACAGAAGGGCGCGATGTGCGCGGAGATGGATTCTGAAATGCCTGAGAGCTTTTGCACGACAGTCAAATTAAAACCGACTCCGTCCACTTACGCGCTTGAGCATACCTTGCCTAAGGCCGCCCTTTATGTGCCGAAGAGGATGCTCACTCTGATCGTCCCAGATGATGTTGTGAGCAAGCTTGTGAAATCAATTGTCAAGGTCAACCAGTCAGGAAAGCGCGGAGACGGAAAGATATTTGTTTCCCCGATAGAGGGAGCAACAAGAGTAAGGACAGGCGAGATGGATGGAGAAGCGATTTCGTAA
- the nifB gene encoding nitrogenase cofactor biosynthesis protein NifB, which yields MKTILKHSGKSHIISTHPCFSQEAHNRFGRIHLPVAPACNIQCKYCLRKYDCANESRPGITSRVLTPHEALDRVRSLVERNERLTVIGIAGPGDPLTNDATFETFSAVHREYPELTLCVSTNGLLLSDRLDDLIEAGVSSLTVTINAVTTATAEKIYSWVSYKGKLYKGREAAECLLNNQWEGLGAAVEAGLIVKVNTVFIPGVNDEEVPFAAWFAAHRKADLMNIMPLIPKAEFEHLHRPSHEAINMMRNRCKKSIPQMTHCRQCRADACGELGEDKDMELEVLNSRIGEEYCETVN from the coding sequence ATGAAAACAATTCTTAAGCACAGCGGCAAAAGCCATATCATAAGTACGCATCCCTGTTTCTCCCAGGAGGCGCACAACAGGTTCGGCAGGATACATCTGCCGGTTGCGCCTGCCTGTAACATTCAGTGCAAATACTGCTTAAGAAAGTATGACTGCGCAAATGAATCAAGGCCGGGCATCACGAGCAGGGTTTTAACTCCACATGAAGCATTGGATAGAGTCAGGTCATTAGTTGAAAGGAATGAACGCCTGACTGTTATAGGCATAGCCGGGCCGGGAGACCCTCTGACAAATGACGCGACATTTGAGACATTCAGTGCGGTCCACAGGGAATATCCCGAACTGACACTCTGTGTCTCAACAAACGGGCTTCTGCTTTCCGACAGGCTTGATGATCTCATCGAGGCAGGAGTGAGTAGTCTGACCGTCACCATAAACGCAGTGACCACCGCGACGGCTGAAAAGATATATTCATGGGTGTCGTACAAAGGCAAGCTTTATAAGGGGAGAGAAGCCGCCGAATGTTTATTGAACAATCAGTGGGAGGGGCTCGGAGCGGCTGTTGAGGCGGGGCTTATTGTGAAGGTCAACACGGTTTTCATTCCGGGAGTTAATGACGAAGAGGTCCCCTTTGCCGCATGGTTTGCCGCGCACAGGAAAGCGGACCTGATGAATATCATGCCGCTGATACCGAAGGCTGAATTTGAACATTTACACAGGCCGTCGCATGAAGCAATAAACATGATGCGTAACCGATGCAAAAAGTCTATTCCCCAGATGACCCATTGCAGGCAATGCAGGGCGGACGCCTGCGGCGAACTTGGAGAGGACAAGGACATGGAGCTTGAGGTGCTGAATTCGAGGATCGGAGAAGAATATTGTGAAACTGTTAACTGA
- a CDS encoding P-II family nitrogen regulator, whose translation MKMIRAFIRPEKEQEVVLALEGAGFPSLTKMPVFGRGKQKGLQVGPVHYDELPKTLIMTVVDTEDVEKVVGIIHDKAKTGFIGDGKIFVSPVEAAYTVRTGEAVL comes from the coding sequence ATGAAAATGATCAGGGCTTTTATACGGCCGGAAAAAGAGCAGGAGGTAGTTTTGGCGTTGGAAGGGGCCGGGTTTCCGTCTCTCACAAAGATGCCGGTATTCGGAAGAGGAAAGCAAAAGGGACTTCAGGTAGGCCCTGTGCATTATGATGAGCTTCCAAAGACACTCATCATGACGGTTGTTGATACTGAGGACGTTGAAAAGGTTGTCGGCATAATTCATGACAAGGCAAAGACAGGTTTTATCGGTGACGGGAAAATATTTGTCAGTCCTGTTGAGGCTGCATATACAGTCAGAACAGGGGAGGCGGTTTTATGA
- the fdxB gene encoding ferredoxin III, nif-specific, protein MSIIGYTRGGQTWTPRFIESIDVNKCIGCGRCYKVCSREVLELIEKPFEGEDEYGDDMGNKVMSIAKPENCIGCEACSKICTKRCQVHVEV, encoded by the coding sequence ATGTCAATTATCGGATACACGCGCGGCGGACAGACATGGACGCCGAGATTTATTGAATCAATTGATGTGAACAAGTGCATCGGCTGCGGACGCTGTTACAAAGTTTGCAGCAGGGAGGTGCTTGAGCTGATTGAAAAACCCTTTGAAGGTGAAGACGAGTACGGAGATGACATGGGCAACAAGGTAATGTCCATCGCAAAGCCTGAGAACTGCATCGGCTGCGAGGCCTGTTCAAAGATCTGCACAAAGAGATGTCAGGTTCATGTGGAGGTGTGA
- a CDS encoding porin, whose amino-acid sequence MKGLKAAFLVIVLMLTGFAGNLKAEETKMGSMTLDEFRKALGMSIYLQGGYTYNFKNSNSQENELRVFDHKANSFMLDLAQLVFVKDAPVDGVGFKFKLSAGETAKWIHSRGLGASDDSIDITEAYVGYLAPLGNGLKFDFGKFATYHGAEVIEAKDNPNYSRSFLFNYAIPFTHTGLKVSYPFTETFNAGIHIVNGWDNTDDNNKGKTIGLSAGVIPVEQLSMFFNLMYGPEKDNNTADNRFLFDWVGIVKPVKNLSIILNADYATEEKSAPDGDTAKWYGVAGTAKYDFNDLVSMSARAEYFRDKDGVRTGTEQTLKEITITPEFRVAQAVIVRPEYRHDWSDKEVFDSGKAKKQDTIAVAVMYTW is encoded by the coding sequence GTGAAGGGTTTAAAGGCAGCTTTTTTGGTGATAGTATTAATGTTGACCGGCTTTGCAGGCAATTTAAAAGCCGAAGAAACGAAAATGGGTAGCATGACTTTGGATGAATTCAGGAAGGCCCTCGGCATGAGCATTTATCTGCAGGGCGGCTACACTTATAACTTCAAGAACAGCAATTCTCAGGAGAATGAGTTAAGGGTTTTTGACCACAAGGCAAACAGTTTTATGTTAGACCTTGCCCAGTTGGTATTCGTCAAGGACGCGCCGGTTGACGGCGTGGGTTTTAAATTCAAACTCTCGGCAGGCGAAACCGCAAAGTGGATACATTCAAGGGGCCTCGGCGCAAGCGATGATTCCATTGACATTACCGAGGCGTATGTTGGATATCTTGCGCCATTGGGCAATGGGCTGAAATTCGATTTCGGTAAGTTTGCAACTTATCACGGGGCTGAAGTGATTGAGGCAAAGGACAATCCCAATTACTCACGTTCGTTCCTCTTTAATTATGCGATACCTTTTACCCATACAGGGCTGAAGGTCAGCTACCCGTTCACGGAGACTTTTAATGCCGGCATTCACATAGTCAACGGCTGGGACAATACGGACGACAACAACAAGGGCAAGACAATCGGACTGAGCGCGGGGGTAATACCTGTCGAGCAGCTCTCGATGTTCTTTAATCTTATGTACGGGCCTGAGAAGGACAATAATACCGCCGACAATAGGTTCCTCTTTGACTGGGTCGGGATCGTAAAACCGGTAAAGAATTTATCCATCATCCTCAATGCGGACTATGCCACTGAAGAGAAATCCGCTCCGGACGGTGATACCGCAAAATGGTACGGCGTTGCCGGAACAGCAAAATATGACTTCAACGATCTTGTCAGCATGTCGGCAAGGGCTGAATACTTCAGGGACAAAGATGGAGTAAGGACCGGAACGGAGCAGACTCTGAAAGAGATAACTATCACCCCTGAATTCAGGGTGGCGCAAGCGGTCATCGTAAGACCTGAGTACAGGCATGACTGGTCTGATAAGGAAGTGTTTGATTCAGGTAAGGCAAAGAAGCAGGATACAATTGCGGTTGCGGTGATGTATACCTGGTAA
- a CDS encoding HesA/MoeB/ThiF family protein has protein sequence MERYRRQLMLQGFTDEHQRKLKESTALIAGIGGLGGTAAIYLAVAGIGKMVFAHYGNLTLSNMNRQILMKHDWIGRSRVVQAKKTIEEINPDVEVEVFDERISADNIGDFLDGVQIALSARPNFKERRLLNAACISRNIPMVEAAMNSMEGYLFNVIPHVTPCLNCLYPEDNPEWEEMGFPVLGAVSGIFGCMMSIEAVKLLTGYGEPLLSKMLVFNAMNMDFRKLNIRREQNCKVCAGKN, from the coding sequence ATGGAGCGTTACCGCAGGCAATTGATGCTTCAGGGATTCACCGATGAGCATCAGCGGAAGCTGAAAGAGTCAACCGCGCTGATCGCGGGCATTGGCGGACTCGGAGGGACTGCGGCAATTTATCTTGCCGTTGCCGGAATAGGGAAAATGGTATTTGCTCACTACGGAAATCTGACCCTGTCGAATATGAACAGGCAGATACTGATGAAACATGACTGGATAGGCAGGAGCAGGGTCGTGCAGGCCAAAAAGACAATTGAAGAGATAAATCCCGATGTGGAGGTTGAGGTATTCGATGAAAGGATATCGGCAGACAACATAGGGGATTTTCTGGATGGGGTACAGATCGCACTTTCCGCCCGTCCCAACTTTAAAGAACGAAGGCTGCTGAATGCAGCCTGTATCAGTAGAAATATCCCTATGGTTGAAGCTGCCATGAACAGCATGGAGGGCTACCTTTTCAATGTCATCCCTCATGTAACCCCCTGCCTTAATTGTCTGTATCCCGAAGACAATCCTGAATGGGAGGAGATGGGTTTTCCTGTGCTTGGCGCAGTATCGGGGATTTTCGGCTGCATGATGAGCATCGAAGCGGTAAAGCTGTTGACAGGATACGGGGAGCCTCTGCTTTCTAAGATGCTGGTATTTAATGCCATGAATATGGATTTTAGAAAACTGAATATACGCAGAGAACAAAATTGCAAAGTTTGCGCCGGTAAAAATTAA